The Fusarium graminearum PH-1 chromosome 2, whole genome shotgun sequence genome includes a region encoding these proteins:
- a CDS encoding carboxypeptidase S1: MKAALLNVLTALTLAGYSNATPATTLDKRYSLEDNGIKYKVFEHAATKSQTKIVSNSGICETTPGVNQHSGYFSVGDNMNMWFWFFESRKNAKTAPLALWLNGGPGCSSMIGLFQENGPCTFNKGGSKPTLNPYSWNTFANMLYVDQPIGTGFSYGTDDAVSTLAAAPRVWNLLQAFYAQFPEYENRDFGLFTESYGGHYGPEFAYYFEQQNAAIDAGTIKGEKINLVALGINNGWIDPANQYRDYIEYAANNTYKKLISSTQYSKYLNTYNQKCVPAFAKCPGLTGNDAACGNADDACSQAIERPLENSADFDVYDIRAPSNDPFPPSTYSTYLQSSSVMKAIGAQSTYGECPEAAYDKFINSGDRGRSFLSTLSKVIDSKIQVLIWAGDADWICNWMGNYRALNSIAPQSFVSAPLQSFTVDGTKYGEFKTSGNLSWLRVYGAGHEVPAYQPQAALAAFVATLSKKPISST; this comes from the exons ATGAAGGCGGCTTTGTTAAATGTCCTCACGGCGCTTACCCTCGCTGGGTATAGCAACGCGACACCTGCAACTACTCTCGACAAGAGGTATTCGCTTGAAGACAACGGAATCAAGTACAAGGTTTTTGAGCATGCAGCCACCAAGTCCCAGACCAAGATTGTTTCCAACTCTGGAATCTGCGAGACTACCCCTGGTGTCAACCAGCACTCGGGTTATTTCTCCGTCG GCGACAACATGAACATgtggttctggttcttcgAGTCTCGCAAGAACGCCAAAACAGCGCCGCTGGCCCTTTGGCTTAACGGTGGTCCTGGTTGCAGTTCCATGATCGGTCTGTTCCAAGAAAATGGCCCTTGTACCTTCAACAAGGGAGGATCTAAGCCAACCCTGAACCCTTACTCGTGGAATACATTTGCGAACATG TTGTATGTCGATCAACCCATTGGTACTGGGTTCAGTTACGGTACTGATGATGCCGTATCAACTCTTGCTGCCGCTCCTCGAGTTTGGAACCTCCTCCAAGCTTTCTATGCTCAATTTCCCGAATATGAGAACCGTGACTTTGGTCTCTTCACTGAATCTTATGGTGGTCACTATGGTCCTGAATTTGCATACTACTTTGAACAGCAGAATGCTGCTATTGATGCTGGCACCatcaagggcgagaagatcaaccTCGTAGCTCTTGGTATCAACAATGGATGGATTGATCCTG CCAATCAGTACAGAGATTACATCGAATACGCCGCCAATAACACCTACAAAAAGCTGATCAGCTCAACTCAGTACAGCAAGTACCTAAACACCTACAATCAAAAGTGTGTACCTGCTTTCGCCAAGTGCCCAGGCCTCACAGGAAACGACGCTGCCTGTGGCAACGCCGACGACGCCTGCAGTCAGGCCATTGAACGACCCTTGGAGAATTCAGCAGACTTTGATGTTTATGATATTCGGGCCCCGAGTAACGACCCTTTTCCTCCCTCAACTTACTCCACTTATCTGCAGTCATCAAGCGTGATGAAGGCTATTGGCGCGCAGTCGACATACGGCGAATGTCCTGAGGCGGCTTATGACAAGTTTATCAACAGTGGTGACC GGGGGCGATCATTCTTATCTACATTGTCCAAAGTCATTGACTCCAAGATCCAAGTATTAATCTGGGCTGGTGATGCCG ACTGGATCTGCAACTGGATGGGTAATTACCGCGCTCTCAACTCAATTGCTCCCCAATCATTCGTCTCAGCTCCTCTTCAGTCCTTTACTGTTGATGGAACCAAGTATGGAGAATTTAAGACATCTGGGAATCTGAGCTGGCTGCGAGTTTATGGTGCTGGCCATGAGGTCCCGGCTTATCAGCCCCAAGCTGCATTGGCTGCTTTTGTTGCCACGCTTTCCAAGAAGCCTATTTCATCAACATGA